The following proteins come from a genomic window of Microbacterium lemovicicum:
- a CDS encoding ABC transporter, whose product MSDPRATYGEPVEEPRDVDDVVGRAHEGLADAEAARRDAADRDTLEREAAQRDAVHDDELNASRAESDADRTPAEHGAPAATSAPSGRWDDSDDLDPMYAQHADEAVEAEPRTHRVDTRDDVPARDVADAPTVAVAPVAAGAADRTPEPVSPSPSAPQPIFVQAPEQPRPRGNRGAAGAIGLLAALVFAALYLAAWLGFGYITGEVKAADLGSAALSPLTRADFWVPVAVFFIGFWFLGAIINRGRWGLWVILGILVGVVSYVGHILGQLFQAPFWTLTASQGNQIVQDQLLAPLAIVAFVLGRELTIWFGAWVSSRGKRMTELNNEAQREYERTLEAGPQLVRA is encoded by the coding sequence ATGAGTGACCCCAGAGCGACATACGGCGAACCGGTCGAGGAGCCCAGGGACGTCGACGACGTCGTCGGACGAGCGCACGAGGGGCTCGCCGACGCGGAGGCGGCACGGCGCGACGCGGCCGACCGCGACACCCTGGAGCGCGAAGCCGCCCAGCGTGACGCCGTCCACGACGACGAGCTGAACGCGTCCCGCGCCGAGTCCGACGCCGATCGCACCCCCGCCGAGCACGGCGCTCCGGCAGCCACGTCCGCACCGAGCGGACGGTGGGACGACTCCGACGACCTCGACCCGATGTACGCGCAGCACGCCGACGAGGCGGTCGAGGCCGAGCCTCGCACGCACCGCGTCGACACGCGCGACGACGTGCCCGCCCGTGACGTCGCCGACGCCCCGACCGTCGCCGTGGCGCCCGTCGCCGCAGGAGCCGCCGATCGCACGCCCGAGCCGGTCTCCCCGTCGCCGTCCGCTCCGCAGCCGATCTTCGTGCAGGCGCCCGAGCAGCCGCGCCCGCGCGGCAACCGCGGCGCCGCCGGCGCCATCGGCCTGCTCGCGGCCCTCGTCTTCGCCGCGCTCTACCTGGCCGCCTGGCTCGGATTCGGGTACATCACGGGCGAGGTGAAGGCCGCCGACCTCGGCAGCGCGGCGCTGAGCCCGCTCACGCGCGCCGACTTCTGGGTGCCCGTCGCCGTGTTCTTCATCGGCTTCTGGTTCCTCGGGGCGATCATCAACCGCGGACGCTGGGGCCTCTGGGTGATCCTGGGCATCCTCGTGGGCGTCGTCAGCTACGTCGGCCACATCCTCGGGCAGCTCTTCCAGGCTCCGTTCTGGACGCTCACCGCATCGCAGGGCAACCAGATCGTGCAGGACCAGCTGCTGGCCCCGCTCGCGATCGTCGCGTTCGTCCTCGGCCGTGAGCTGACCATCTGGTTCGGCGCCTGGGTGTCCTCGCGCGGTAAGCGCATGACCGAGCTCAACAACGAGGCCCAGCGCGAGTACGAGCGCACGCTCGAGGCGGGTCCTCAGCTCGTCCGCGCCTGA
- a CDS encoding spermidine/putrescine ABC transporter substrate-binding protein has product MERSLETQVSQAVDAWLRWLPRWEPSTHRGRVAPCRRCFGSPILSAAGLGADVPHGVQHGLSTRIKTIVDHAVAEYTALNLPMLQAELDQQAARNRARSYRPAEGLEPEYEGMPLDPEPNPEAPFLFTLAGLAEEADATVPDLPPLTPEAKAALRQEVGLADDYANMIGREVCAILLHHRLRVQAAIGQYVEPQIEAMLEELTRSLDAPFDSREPERGEG; this is encoded by the coding sequence GTGGAGCGGTCGCTCGAGACGCAGGTCAGCCAAGCGGTCGACGCCTGGCTGCGCTGGCTGCCCCGCTGGGAGCCGTCCACCCACCGCGGACGGGTCGCACCGTGCCGCCGGTGCTTCGGCTCGCCCATCCTCTCGGCCGCCGGACTCGGGGCCGATGTGCCGCACGGCGTGCAGCACGGCCTGTCCACGCGGATCAAGACGATCGTCGACCATGCCGTCGCCGAGTACACGGCGCTGAACCTCCCCATGCTGCAGGCCGAGCTCGATCAGCAGGCGGCGCGCAACCGCGCTCGCAGCTATCGCCCGGCCGAAGGGCTCGAGCCCGAGTACGAGGGCATGCCGCTGGATCCGGAGCCGAATCCGGAGGCGCCGTTCCTGTTCACCCTCGCGGGACTCGCCGAGGAGGCCGACGCCACCGTCCCCGACCTCCCGCCGCTCACCCCCGAGGCCAAGGCCGCACTGCGCCAGGAGGTCGGTCTCGCCGACGACTACGCGAACATGATCGGCCGGGAGGTGTGCGCGATCCTCCTGCACCATCGCCTGCGCGTCCAGGCCGCGATCGGCCAGTACGTCGAGCCGCAGATCGAGGCGATGCTCGAGGAGCTGACCCGGTCGCTCGACGCCCCGTTCGATTCGCGGGAGCCGGAGCGCGGCGAAGGCTGA
- a CDS encoding serine/threonine-protein kinase → MSTRLPSAPPILPGLTYVRPLGSGGFADVFLYQQDMPRRSVAVKVLPSDVRDPDLLRMFNAEADVLAHLSAHPSIVTVYQAGVSADGRPYIVMEYCPGSLVQRYRIERIPVEEVLAIGVRMSGALESAHRAGLVHRDVKPSNILMTSFGAPVLADFGISSSLARGIDEEVLAMSIPWSAPEVVAEHTTGTVASEVWSLAATVYSLLAGHSPFERREGGQNTREQLRRRIARAGYTDITRTDVPAGLQAVLARAMSRDPKERYATARAFGEDLQQVQHGLGLAATPLEIPADEWEPASGEVDFSDGTLRGPTRSRLERETRRKAPAAAGIRSRDEDTAIATPRPPVRRPSPWVWVALAAVVAVGAVVVALVVTGVL, encoded by the coding sequence GTGAGCACACGCCTTCCCTCCGCGCCCCCGATCCTCCCCGGACTGACGTACGTGCGGCCCCTCGGCTCGGGCGGCTTCGCCGACGTGTTCCTCTATCAGCAGGACATGCCGCGGCGCAGCGTCGCGGTGAAGGTGCTCCCGAGCGACGTGCGCGACCCCGATCTGCTGCGCATGTTCAACGCCGAGGCCGATGTGCTCGCGCACCTCTCGGCGCATCCGTCCATCGTCACGGTCTACCAGGCCGGCGTCTCGGCCGACGGTCGCCCCTACATCGTCATGGAGTACTGCCCCGGGTCGCTCGTGCAGCGGTATCGGATCGAGCGCATCCCGGTGGAGGAGGTGCTCGCCATCGGCGTGCGGATGTCGGGGGCGCTGGAATCCGCGCACCGGGCGGGCCTCGTGCACCGCGACGTGAAGCCCAGCAACATCCTCATGACCTCCTTCGGCGCCCCCGTGCTCGCCGACTTCGGCATCTCCTCCTCGCTCGCCCGCGGCATCGACGAGGAGGTGCTGGCGATGTCGATCCCCTGGAGCGCCCCCGAGGTCGTCGCCGAGCACACCACCGGCACCGTCGCGAGCGAGGTGTGGAGCCTCGCCGCGACCGTGTACTCGCTGCTGGCGGGCCACAGCCCGTTCGAGCGCCGGGAGGGCGGCCAGAACACCCGGGAGCAGCTCCGGCGGCGGATCGCGCGCGCGGGCTACACCGACATCACGCGCACCGACGTGCCTGCGGGGCTGCAGGCGGTGCTCGCGCGTGCCATGAGCCGTGACCCGAAGGAGCGGTACGCCACCGCGCGCGCCTTCGGCGAGGACCTGCAGCAGGTGCAGCACGGGCTGGGGCTCGCCGCCACGCCGCTGGAGATCCCCGCCGACGAGTGGGAGCCGGCGTCGGGGGAGGTCGACTTCTCCGACGGGACGCTGCGCGGACCGACGCGATCGCGCCTCGAGAGGGAGACCCGCCGGAAGGCCCCCGCGGCGGCGGGCATCCGGAGCCGCGACGAGGACACCGCGATCGCGACCCCCCGGCCGCCGGTCCGGCGGCCGTCGCCGTGGGTGTGGGTCGCGCTCGCCGCGGTGGTGGCGGTCGGTGCCGTCGTCGTCGCGCTGGTCGTGACGGGCGTGCTCTGA
- a CDS encoding Ig-like domain-containing protein: MRRRSLVGWSAAGVAAALVIGVSVVWPGLDARETPEVDTSVWALQTGEGRRYARVNTAIGELDTVRTADSPSQILAAGDDSYLLSDSSSRITRIDPALPIDLTEEALSASPQTPPGTTEVAGAGDFVAYRTDAGEVYAGRLSRGDPVKVAAFPEQADDAPQYSADAIAVDDRGILFAYSSREKAVLRYDVATSTVLGSDPLDADIAVPAVTAAGEDWAVVDTESGTVRLRGVADAVQTGLTGAVVGKAATTGDEIYLADETRLLAVPVDGSAPRVEHEVASPGIPAEPIVRDGDVFAAWLPQGAGAGTLWRSGRTAEPLDYAGREIGEQRRPVFVQTRDAVILNETRSGWVWTVPDGRLVSSSQNWSLDDEAEQATVPSQDEVSVVVDPKPPVAEPDAFGVRPGALVALPVLLNDHDPNADVLSIDPESVTGLDPGFGTVSLTDDDQRLAVRVSPTASGAATFRYTVTDGTTSTGFLSDPTTVTLTVAGSDASSPPQWCGVKDCRAQWPAPQVARNGTVTVPVLPGWVDPEGDPVFLLSVANESGVGSVAATPDGQVVYQHRDDGDTEAQNIELTVTVSDTTGEQATKTLVVAVSGEPEIAVQSFAVLDTVGASLTVDVAPHVTGTAGQLSLSSVRMLDDSAATATVVGGSTTFDFSSRDPGTFQVGFSVTDGSREASGTARITLLPSDASAELSTAPVVAFVRPQEDATLDVFAAVSNPTRRVLLLSDAVARADDGATMAVDVVGQNDLRVSGSTASGAPGRLGTVTYTVSDGTDDDGASVEGTASVYLLPPAPALAPIAVDDSVVVRAGAQVDIPVLDNDVAPAGGRPQLDPGSVVSSSTAALAFASGDALRYLAATEPGLYSVEYAVSTPGSPALTDRARVRVTVLADEVNRAPLPETLEGRVRAGQSAEIAFDPFGVDPDGDAVRLDRIVSQPDVGAATISADGESIVYTSVAGRSGQFAFRYRVVDAFGRTGDATARVGVLDAESDPSPVTFSDYVQVQAGEGNSIRVSPLANDLDPTGGRLKVTGVRPDLPQTLEDGSESPLYAAQAARIRSESSTAVTFDAGTEPTTMSFLYDVESASGNTGRGLIVVRVVRESVPDYPVVADTVLTLEDRDGFVDGVDVLTGRVAWSGGDTAVLTVGLWGDQGDVAVSGRRVSGPLPADSRVIPISVTGEGRDGPVTTYAFVRVPGDDDGALTLRAGLPGIRVTETESVAFDMTALVAVPRGRTLEVGAEVRASGARSEATCVPDGGTSVRYDAGSQSPWVDACQVPVRLDGQDEFTFVSVPITVVPLDPQPELRPASLTVGPGETTTYDLREMTRWQLREDGESIRYAAEYAGTQFTVALEGSVLTVTGTDRAVPGAEEAVIVTAPSHPAVASARLLLRVGSSPSTLPAGGSTTAQCSEAAGTSCVVPVVGVPGELNPLPGTPLEVTDVRAAGACDGVTFEVASATEVRATWTADTAGMTCPATFSVRDAQGRATNSERDGQLLLDLQGFPRAPAALTQTAFADGGVTMQVDPGEASAAYPALTGFSLRYQGAEVASCTPDGVCPLVAAPNSEPRVYEAFAVNAVGTSATSVRATGWAYDVPAGPAGITTAPVVTRGDGGVVSIDIAQVDPDTGSLEISSPVGDTVRVDVAPGQASVQIPSFRVGANTGTQITLTPYSRYEPPPGLGGSPFGASVTVVGSGVGAPLAPALALSAATDGDGTSTVTATATATANGDGSDLRFGIVRDGQSCTTSPGGQSATFSGLPDGEEYRFVMCADSRLGGRVFGTASTSATVRAVQSTAAPRGWTFTVDGTPDVDAGSARWYVRESPSSPEQPPRNNDAVISGFPSTVFGRDPGFTVQYRHRDWGTVSEAEAVAPASGSAPYQVRASWGVESCVGGSAPVFTRDASKAPDGSTADIAFDTRSVIYRAADGTVVPETIAGIVPVGTSTIEGISVTVDWSKQRWNLDAATATFSADCRPNLPPVP; encoded by the coding sequence ATGCGCAGGCGGTCGCTCGTGGGGTGGAGCGCCGCGGGCGTGGCCGCCGCGCTGGTGATCGGCGTGAGCGTGGTGTGGCCGGGGCTCGACGCCCGCGAGACGCCCGAGGTCGACACCTCGGTGTGGGCGCTGCAGACCGGCGAGGGCCGGCGGTATGCCCGCGTCAACACCGCCATCGGCGAGCTCGACACCGTGCGGACGGCCGACAGTCCCTCGCAGATCCTGGCGGCCGGCGACGACTCGTACCTCCTGTCCGACAGCAGCAGCCGGATCACCCGCATCGACCCGGCGCTGCCGATCGACCTCACCGAAGAGGCGCTGAGCGCATCGCCGCAGACCCCGCCCGGCACCACCGAGGTGGCCGGTGCCGGCGACTTCGTCGCCTACCGCACCGACGCCGGGGAGGTCTACGCCGGGCGGCTCTCCCGCGGCGACCCGGTGAAGGTCGCCGCCTTCCCGGAGCAGGCCGACGATGCGCCGCAGTACAGTGCGGATGCGATCGCGGTCGACGATCGCGGCATCCTCTTCGCCTACTCGAGCCGAGAGAAGGCGGTGCTCCGCTACGACGTCGCCACCTCGACCGTCCTCGGCAGCGACCCGCTCGACGCCGACATCGCCGTGCCCGCCGTCACCGCCGCGGGCGAGGACTGGGCGGTCGTCGACACGGAATCCGGTACCGTCCGGCTGCGCGGGGTCGCCGACGCGGTGCAGACCGGACTGACCGGTGCGGTCGTGGGGAAGGCCGCCACGACCGGCGACGAGATCTACCTCGCCGACGAGACGCGGCTGCTGGCCGTGCCGGTCGACGGCTCGGCGCCGCGGGTGGAGCACGAGGTGGCGTCGCCCGGCATCCCCGCCGAGCCCATCGTGCGCGACGGCGACGTGTTCGCCGCATGGCTGCCGCAGGGGGCCGGCGCCGGGACGCTGTGGCGATCCGGCCGGACGGCCGAGCCGCTGGACTACGCGGGCAGGGAGATCGGCGAACAGCGGAGACCGGTGTTCGTGCAGACGCGCGACGCCGTCATCCTCAACGAGACGCGATCGGGCTGGGTGTGGACGGTGCCCGACGGCCGGCTCGTGTCCTCGAGCCAGAACTGGAGCCTGGACGACGAGGCCGAGCAGGCCACTGTCCCCAGCCAGGACGAGGTGAGCGTCGTGGTCGACCCCAAGCCGCCGGTCGCGGAGCCCGACGCCTTCGGGGTGCGCCCCGGCGCCCTCGTCGCCCTTCCGGTGCTGCTGAACGACCATGATCCGAACGCGGACGTGCTCTCGATCGACCCGGAGTCCGTGACGGGGCTGGACCCCGGCTTCGGCACCGTGTCGCTCACCGACGACGATCAGCGGCTGGCCGTGCGGGTGTCGCCCACAGCCTCGGGCGCGGCCACCTTCCGCTACACCGTGACCGACGGCACGACCTCGACTGGCTTTCTGTCCGACCCCACCACCGTGACCCTGACCGTCGCAGGCAGCGACGCGAGCTCACCGCCGCAGTGGTGCGGGGTGAAGGACTGCCGCGCGCAGTGGCCGGCGCCCCAGGTGGCGCGCAACGGCACCGTCACGGTGCCGGTGCTCCCCGGGTGGGTCGATCCCGAGGGCGATCCGGTGTTCCTGCTCTCCGTCGCGAACGAGTCGGGGGTCGGCAGCGTGGCCGCCACCCCCGACGGCCAGGTGGTCTACCAGCACCGGGACGACGGCGACACCGAGGCGCAGAACATCGAGCTGACCGTGACGGTCTCCGACACGACCGGCGAGCAGGCGACGAAGACGCTCGTCGTCGCCGTCTCGGGCGAACCCGAGATCGCGGTGCAGTCCTTCGCCGTGCTCGACACGGTCGGCGCCAGTCTGACCGTCGACGTCGCGCCGCACGTCACCGGCACCGCCGGGCAGCTGTCGCTCTCCTCTGTGCGGATGCTGGACGACTCCGCCGCGACCGCGACGGTCGTGGGCGGCAGCACCACCTTCGACTTCTCGTCCCGCGACCCCGGCACGTTCCAGGTCGGCTTCAGCGTGACCGACGGGTCGAGGGAGGCGAGCGGCACCGCGAGGATCACCCTGTTGCCGTCCGACGCGTCCGCGGAGCTGTCGACCGCGCCGGTGGTCGCCTTCGTCCGCCCGCAGGAGGATGCCACGCTCGACGTGTTCGCCGCGGTCTCCAACCCCACTCGGCGCGTGCTCCTGCTCAGCGATGCGGTCGCCCGCGCCGACGACGGCGCGACGATGGCGGTAGACGTCGTCGGACAGAACGACCTCCGCGTGTCCGGCTCCACGGCGAGCGGCGCACCGGGGCGGCTGGGCACGGTGACCTACACGGTGAGCGACGGCACCGACGACGACGGCGCGAGCGTCGAGGGCACCGCAAGCGTCTACCTCCTGCCCCCGGCGCCGGCGCTCGCCCCCATCGCGGTGGACGACAGCGTGGTGGTGCGCGCGGGAGCCCAGGTCGACATCCCGGTGCTCGACAACGACGTCGCGCCGGCGGGCGGACGACCGCAGCTCGATCCCGGCTCGGTCGTCTCGTCGTCCACGGCGGCGCTGGCCTTCGCGTCGGGCGATGCGCTGCGCTACCTCGCTGCCACGGAGCCCGGTCTCTACAGCGTGGAGTACGCCGTCTCGACGCCGGGGTCGCCCGCGCTCACGGACCGCGCGCGGGTGCGCGTCACGGTGCTGGCCGATGAGGTCAACCGGGCGCCGCTGCCGGAGACGCTCGAGGGCCGGGTGCGGGCCGGGCAGTCCGCGGAGATCGCCTTCGACCCCTTCGGGGTGGACCCCGACGGCGACGCCGTGCGGCTCGACCGCATCGTGAGCCAGCCCGACGTGGGGGCGGCGACGATCTCGGCGGACGGGGAGTCGATCGTCTACACCAGCGTCGCCGGACGCTCCGGCCAGTTCGCCTTCCGCTATCGCGTCGTCGACGCGTTCGGCAGGACCGGCGACGCGACGGCCCGCGTCGGCGTGCTGGACGCCGAGTCCGACCCGAGCCCCGTCACGTTCAGCGACTACGTGCAGGTGCAGGCGGGGGAGGGCAACTCGATCCGTGTGAGCCCCCTCGCGAACGACCTCGATCCCACCGGTGGCCGGCTGAAGGTCACGGGCGTGCGACCCGACCTGCCGCAGACGCTCGAGGACGGCTCCGAGAGCCCCCTGTACGCCGCGCAGGCGGCGCGCATCCGCAGCGAGAGCTCCACCGCCGTCACTTTCGACGCGGGCACGGAGCCGACGACGATGTCGTTCCTCTACGACGTCGAGTCGGCCTCCGGCAACACGGGCCGCGGACTGATCGTGGTCCGCGTCGTCCGCGAGAGCGTGCCCGACTATCCGGTCGTCGCCGACACCGTGCTCACGCTCGAGGACCGTGACGGCTTCGTCGACGGCGTCGACGTGCTCACGGGCCGTGTCGCGTGGTCCGGCGGTGACACGGCGGTCCTCACCGTGGGGCTGTGGGGCGACCAGGGCGATGTCGCCGTGTCGGGTCGCCGGGTCAGCGGGCCCCTGCCGGCCGACAGCCGCGTCATCCCGATCTCCGTCACCGGGGAGGGCCGCGACGGACCGGTGACCACCTACGCCTTCGTGCGCGTGCCGGGCGATGACGACGGCGCACTGACGCTGCGGGCGGGCCTTCCCGGCATCCGCGTCACCGAGACCGAGTCGGTGGCCTTCGACATGACCGCGCTCGTAGCCGTCCCGCGCGGTCGCACGCTCGAGGTGGGGGCCGAGGTGCGGGCGTCGGGCGCACGCTCCGAGGCGACCTGCGTCCCGGACGGCGGCACGTCTGTCCGATACGACGCCGGGTCGCAGTCGCCGTGGGTCGACGCCTGCCAGGTGCCCGTGCGGCTGGACGGCCAGGACGAGTTCACGTTCGTGTCCGTGCCCATCACCGTGGTGCCGCTGGACCCGCAGCCGGAGCTCCGTCCGGCATCCCTCACGGTCGGTCCGGGCGAGACGACGACCTACGACCTGCGCGAGATGACCCGATGGCAGCTGCGCGAGGACGGGGAGAGCATCCGGTACGCCGCGGAGTATGCGGGCACGCAGTTCACCGTCGCGCTCGAGGGGTCGGTGCTCACCGTCACCGGCACCGACCGCGCCGTCCCGGGCGCGGAGGAGGCCGTGATCGTCACGGCGCCGAGCCACCCCGCCGTCGCGTCTGCTCGGCTCCTCCTGCGGGTCGGGTCGTCGCCCTCGACGCTCCCGGCCGGCGGGTCCACCACCGCCCAGTGCTCGGAGGCGGCGGGCACCTCGTGCGTGGTCCCCGTGGTGGGAGTCCCCGGCGAGCTCAACCCGCTGCCGGGCACGCCCCTCGAGGTCACCGACGTGCGCGCGGCCGGCGCGTGCGACGGCGTGACCTTCGAGGTCGCCTCCGCGACCGAGGTCCGTGCGACGTGGACCGCGGACACGGCGGGCATGACGTGTCCCGCGACGTTCTCCGTGCGCGACGCCCAGGGGCGCGCCACGAACTCCGAGCGGGACGGGCAGCTGCTGCTCGACCTGCAGGGCTTCCCGCGCGCTCCCGCCGCCCTCACGCAGACGGCGTTCGCCGACGGCGGCGTCACGATGCAGGTCGATCCGGGGGAGGCGAGTGCGGCGTACCCCGCGCTGACCGGCTTCTCGCTCCGCTACCAGGGTGCCGAGGTCGCCTCCTGCACCCCCGACGGCGTGTGCCCCCTCGTGGCTGCCCCCAACAGCGAGCCGCGCGTGTACGAGGCCTTCGCCGTCAACGCCGTGGGCACCTCGGCGACGTCCGTGCGTGCGACCGGCTGGGCCTACGACGTGCCGGCCGGCCCGGCGGGCATCACCACCGCTCCGGTCGTGACGCGCGGCGACGGCGGCGTCGTGTCGATCGACATCGCGCAGGTCGATCCCGACACCGGGTCGCTGGAGATCTCCAGCCCCGTCGGCGACACCGTGCGGGTCGACGTCGCCCCGGGGCAGGCGAGCGTGCAGATCCCCTCCTTCCGCGTCGGCGCCAACACGGGCACGCAGATCACCCTGACCCCGTACTCCCGCTACGAGCCGCCGCCGGGCCTCGGCGGCAGCCCGTTCGGCGCCTCGGTGACGGTGGTCGGAAGCGGCGTCGGAGCGCCGCTCGCGCCCGCGCTGGCGCTGTCGGCGGCCACGGACGGCGACGGCACGTCGACCGTCACGGCCACGGCGACGGCGACCGCGAACGGCGACGGCTCCGACCTGCGGTTCGGCATCGTGCGCGACGGGCAGTCGTGCACGACCTCACCCGGCGGCCAGAGCGCGACGTTCTCGGGCCTCCCGGACGGCGAGGAGTACCGCTTCGTGATGTGCGCCGACTCGCGACTCGGCGGGCGCGTGTTCGGCACGGCATCCACGTCGGCCACCGTCCGAGCAGTGCAGAGCACGGCGGCCCCGCGCGGGTGGACCTTCACCGTCGACGGCACCCCGGACGTCGATGCCGGCAGCGCCCGCTGGTACGTCCGCGAGAGCCCGTCGTCACCGGAGCAGCCGCCGCGCAACAACGACGCGGTCATCAGCGGCTTCCCCTCCACCGTGTTCGGCCGCGATCCCGGCTTCACCGTGCAGTACCGCCACCGCGACTGGGGCACCGTCAGCGAGGCGGAGGCCGTGGCGCCTGCGTCCGGGTCCGCGCCCTACCAGGTGCGTGCGAGCTGGGGCGTGGAGTCCTGCGTCGGGGGATCGGCGCCCGTGTTCACCCGCGATGCCTCGAAGGCCCCGGACGGGTCCACCGCCGACATCGCGTTCGACACCCGCAGCGTGATCTACCGCGCCGCCGACGGCACGGTCGTGCCCGAGACGATCGCGGGCATCGTCCCGGTCGGCACATCGACGATCGAGGGCATCTCGGTCACGGTCGACTGGTCGAAGCAGCGGTGGAACCTGGATGCTGCGACGGCGACCTTCTCGGCCGACTGCCGGCCGAATCTCCCGCCGGTGCCCTGA
- a CDS encoding AAA family ATPase, whose protein sequence is MTITTEQATWFSQTFAQIADNVERAVLGKRHIVELVLTAMVSGGHVLLEDVPGTGKTSLARALAQSVQGTNTRIQFTPDLLPGDITGITVYDQKTGEFEFHSGPVFANIVLADEINRASPKTQSALLEVMEEGHVTVDGITRPVGTPFLVLATQNPVEQAGTYRLPEAQLDRFLMRTSLGYPDHAATVRILGGAATPTADLAPIIAPQALAGMADLASDVYVDALVLDYVARLVDGTRSADEVRLGVSIRGALALTAASRTRAASLGRTFATPDDVKALAVAVLSHRLILHPEAEFDGVTAEAVIGQVLLDVPPPSQRETV, encoded by the coding sequence ATGACCATCACCACCGAACAGGCCACCTGGTTCTCGCAGACCTTCGCGCAGATCGCCGACAACGTCGAGCGTGCGGTGCTGGGCAAGCGCCACATCGTCGAGCTCGTTCTGACGGCGATGGTCAGCGGCGGTCACGTCCTCCTCGAAGACGTCCCCGGGACCGGCAAGACGTCGCTGGCGCGGGCACTCGCCCAGTCCGTGCAGGGCACCAACACGCGCATCCAGTTCACCCCCGATCTCCTGCCGGGCGACATCACCGGCATCACCGTCTATGACCAGAAGACGGGGGAGTTCGAGTTCCACTCCGGACCCGTCTTCGCCAACATCGTGCTCGCCGACGAGATCAACCGCGCGAGCCCGAAGACCCAGTCGGCCCTCCTGGAGGTCATGGAGGAGGGGCATGTCACCGTGGACGGCATCACCCGGCCGGTGGGCACGCCGTTCCTGGTGCTCGCGACCCAGAACCCGGTCGAGCAGGCCGGCACCTATCGCCTGCCCGAGGCGCAGCTCGACCGCTTCCTCATGCGCACCTCGCTCGGCTATCCCGACCACGCCGCGACCGTGCGGATCCTCGGCGGTGCCGCGACCCCGACCGCCGACCTGGCGCCGATCATCGCACCGCAGGCGCTGGCCGGCATGGCCGATCTCGCCTCCGACGTCTACGTGGACGCCCTCGTCCTGGACTACGTCGCACGACTCGTCGACGGAACCCGTTCGGCCGACGAGGTGCGACTCGGCGTCAGCATCCGCGGCGCCCTCGCCCTCACCGCCGCCAGCCGCACCCGCGCGGCCTCCCTGGGCCGCACGTTCGCCACTCCCGACGACGTCAAGGCGCTCGCCGTGGCCGTGCTCTCGCACCGCCTGATCCTGCACCCCGAGGCGGAGTTCGACGGCGTCACCGCGGAGGCCGTCATCGGGCAGGTGCTCCTGGACGTCCCGCCGCCGAGTCAGCGCGAGACCGTATGA